A genomic region of Hugenholtzia roseola DSM 9546 contains the following coding sequences:
- a CDS encoding dihydrofolate reductase, whose product MQVSLIVAKGERGEIGVANEMLWKLPADMKFFRQTTTGHTLLVGRKTFESFGKGLKNRFCIVLTSQTDYEHDPTLAALCPDLDTAYQMAQARGEKECFVVGGAQIYEQVLQKKWLTKLYITEVLATFERADAFFPSIEEAAWQLESETYYAADAQNQYNLVFKRYTKRT is encoded by the coding sequence ATGCAAGTTTCTTTGATTGTAGCCAAAGGCGAGCGTGGCGAAATTGGCGTTGCAAATGAAATGCTTTGGAAATTGCCTGCCGATATGAAGTTTTTTCGCCAAACCACAACGGGGCATACCCTTTTAGTAGGGCGCAAGACCTTCGAAAGTTTCGGAAAAGGTTTGAAAAATAGATTTTGTATCGTACTGACAAGTCAAACCGATTACGAACACGACCCTACTTTGGCAGCACTTTGTCCCGATTTGGATACTGCCTATCAAATGGCACAGGCACGCGGCGAAAAGGAGTGTTTTGTAGTAGGGGGAGCGCAAATTTATGAACAAGTTTTACAGAAAAAATGGCTTACCAAATTGTATATTACCGAAGTTTTAGCTACTTTTGAACGTGCTGATGCCTTTTTCCCCTCGATAGAGGAGGCAGCGTGGCAGCTCGAAAGCGAAACCTACTATGCGGCAGATGCACAGAATCAATACAATTTAGTTTTTAAGAGATACACAAAAAGAACCTAA
- the lgt gene encoding prolipoprotein diacylglyceryl transferase yields MTYALFSTCANGLGAAIFSGFASPLAAISWSASDTVFSFGFIELRWYGLLFALGFIIGYQIFSRIYKIEGRPQEDLDILLTYIALATIIGARLGHCFFYDPEYYLSNPIEIFQPWKGGLASHGGTIGILIALFLYTRKRPDQPYLWLLDRIVIPIALAGAFIRMGNLMNSEIYGGTTDLPWGFIFELRGETEPKHPTQIYEALSYLSLFVMLVFMYLKDKRVLPSGRIFGTFLVVLFGARLLIEFVKNVQEEWEIDLIAATGLNMGQWLSVPFILVGFYFLVRSFSPKAKQEAIDFDAKFSKKSTKS; encoded by the coding sequence TATTTTCTACTTGTGCAAATGGTTTGGGAGCGGCTATTTTTTCAGGCTTTGCCTCGCCTTTGGCTGCCATTTCTTGGTCGGCTTCGGATACGGTTTTTAGTTTCGGCTTTATAGAATTGCGTTGGTATGGCTTGCTTTTCGCCTTGGGCTTTATCATTGGCTACCAAATTTTTAGCAGAATCTATAAAATTGAGGGCAGACCGCAAGAGGATTTGGACATTTTACTCACCTACATTGCCCTTGCTACCATTATCGGCGCACGCTTAGGACACTGTTTTTTCTATGACCCCGAATATTATTTGAGCAACCCCATCGAGATTTTTCAGCCGTGGAAGGGCGGCTTGGCAAGCCATGGGGGAACAATCGGTATCCTGATAGCACTCTTTTTATACACACGCAAACGCCCCGACCAGCCCTACCTTTGGCTCTTGGATAGGATTGTGATTCCGATTGCCTTAGCAGGGGCTTTTATTCGCATGGGCAATTTGATGAACTCCGAAATTTACGGCGGCACAACCGACCTGCCTTGGGGCTTTATCTTCGAGCTACGTGGCGAAACAGAGCCGAAGCACCCTACCCAAATTTATGAAGCCCTTTCCTATCTTTCGCTTTTTGTGATGTTGGTCTTTATGTATCTGAAAGATAAGCGCGTACTGCCCAGCGGCAGGATTTTCGGCACTTTCTTAGTCGTTCTTTTTGGGGCGCGTTTGCTTATAGAATTTGTCAAGAACGTGCAGGAAGAGTGGGAAATCGACCTAATTGCCGCTACGGGATTGAACATGGGGCAGTGGCTTAGTGTGCCTTTTATTTTGGTAGGATTTTATTTTCTTGTCCGTTCTTTTTCGCCAAAAGCCAAACAAGAGGCGATTGATTTTGATGCAAAATTTAGTAAAAAGAGTACAAAATCATAG